In the genome of Massilibacillus massiliensis, one region contains:
- a CDS encoding heme NO-binding domain-containing protein, whose product MKGTIVGTWLSTAKKMWGENLVIEVMKEVGWKGDKIFLPTEDVEDSKPKKLVELVARKIGKQPGEAWRAIGQDNITTFFSVYPAFFQNKNLFSFLASMYDVHVEVVKRLPGANPPELILKTISEDEAILSYRSKRAMFDYFQGLLLGAAQHYKETIATDIIEKTQDTIKIKIKFSQPITRTKIYRVNKILGFTHSLAAKAGILTTLVSLVVALLLNFTGVSLPLWSSVLAGIIAAVSVGQLLKPMKAIEDEIQSITDYHYFESLQLQSGDEFEVMNQRIEDYKRRVRAEFTGFKGNSDELNRFGESFNVLAGKMSSTSDEITNVISDFAVAATVQAENTSSAVAILNGNLSALKTVIEEQVENNKKLEGAVVEIDQGFDNVQKSSDKLNSSMERFTKVKEAVETLQVQTQKITEITGMVAAIAGQTNLLALNAAIEAARAGEQGRGFAVVAEEVRKLAEQSQEYSELISTDIKGITNTIGTVVGSVDEQYEVLANESCQLNSVVRDNTQHVGNIRGVSENIINMISKLQHEIKDVNAVYEKIETIAATSEENSATSEEMSAAVADYNAKLQDMLEKIGEFKKMAHHFSDDINRYKV is encoded by the coding sequence ATGAAAGGAACAATCGTTGGAACCTGGTTGAGTACTGCAAAAAAAATGTGGGGCGAAAACCTAGTGATAGAAGTAATGAAAGAAGTTGGTTGGAAGGGAGATAAGATCTTTTTACCAACAGAAGATGTGGAAGACAGTAAACCTAAAAAACTTGTAGAGTTGGTTGCTCGGAAAATAGGGAAACAACCAGGTGAAGCTTGGCGGGCAATTGGACAAGATAATATTACGACCTTTTTCAGTGTATATCCAGCGTTCTTTCAGAATAAAAATTTATTTTCTTTTTTAGCCTCTATGTACGATGTTCATGTCGAGGTGGTGAAACGTTTGCCGGGGGCAAACCCGCCTGAACTTATTTTAAAGACGATTTCAGAAGATGAAGCGATATTGTCCTACCGATCTAAGCGTGCAATGTTTGATTACTTTCAGGGACTGTTGCTTGGTGCGGCGCAACATTATAAAGAAACGATCGCAACTGATATTATAGAAAAAACGCAAGATACAATTAAAATAAAAATTAAATTTTCGCAGCCAATTACGCGTACGAAGATTTATCGAGTTAATAAAATCCTTGGTTTCACGCACAGTTTAGCGGCGAAGGCTGGAATATTGACAACTTTGGTAAGTCTAGTCGTTGCCCTTCTTTTAAATTTTACTGGCGTTTCCTTGCCATTATGGTCATCTGTTTTAGCGGGAATTATTGCTGCTGTAAGTGTTGGTCAATTGCTCAAACCGATGAAAGCGATTGAGGATGAAATTCAGAGTATAACCGATTATCATTATTTTGAGAGTTTGCAGCTTCAATCCGGTGACGAATTTGAAGTGATGAATCAGCGCATAGAGGATTATAAAAGACGTGTACGCGCTGAATTTACTGGATTTAAAGGAAATAGTGATGAATTAAATCGCTTTGGAGAATCGTTCAATGTTTTAGCGGGGAAGATGAGTTCAACTTCGGATGAAATTACGAATGTTATCAGTGATTTTGCTGTTGCAGCGACCGTGCAGGCAGAAAATACGTCTTCAGCAGTGGCTATTTTAAATGGAAATTTAAGTGCGCTTAAAACAGTCATCGAAGAGCAAGTGGAAAATAATAAAAAACTTGAAGGTGCCGTGGTTGAAATCGATCAAGGTTTCGATAACGTCCAGAAATCTAGTGATAAGTTGAATTCTAGTATGGAGAGATTCACAAAAGTAAAAGAAGCAGTGGAAACATTACAAGTGCAAACGCAAAAAATCACTGAAATTACAGGCATGGTTGCAGCCATTGCCGGACAAACGAATTTACTTGCGCTCAATGCGGCGATTGAAGCGGCGCGTGCAGGGGAGCAAGGACGAGGCTTTGCGGTTGTTGCAGAAGAGGTTCGAAAACTTGCCGAACAATCTCAGGAGTATTCGGAACTCATCAGTACGGATATTAAAGGGATTACCAATACCATTGGTACGGTAGTGGGGTCAGTGGATGAACAATATGAAGTGCTTGCCAATGAAAGCTGCCAATTGAATTCTGTAGTGCGTGACAATACGCAGCATGTTGGAAATATCCGTGGTGTTTCTGAGAATATTATCAATATGATCAGTAAATTGCAGCATGAAATAAAAGATGTCAATGCTGTATATGAGAAAATTGAAACGATTGCCGCTACTTCAGAAGAAAATTCAGCAACAAGTGAAGAGATGAGTGCTGCCGTCGCAGACTATAATGCAAAATTGCAGGATATGCTTGAAAAAATCGGTGAATTTAAAAAGATGGCGCATCATTTTAGCGATGATATTAATCGTTATAAAGTGTAA
- the mgsA gene encoding methylglyoxal synthase, whose product MQTIALIAHDRMKEQMLEFVEHHKDVLSNYHLVATATTGRLIKEKIGLDIETFMSGPLGGDQQIGALIATEKVNLVIFLRDPLTAQPHEPDITALLRICDVHNVPLATNRKSAHILVKSLQV is encoded by the coding sequence ATGCAAACGATTGCTTTAATTGCTCATGATCGTATGAAAGAACAAATGCTGGAATTTGTAGAACATCATAAAGATGTATTATCGAATTACCATCTTGTAGCTACAGCTACAACAGGCCGTTTAATCAAAGAAAAAATCGGCCTTGATATTGAAACTTTCATGTCCGGTCCACTTGGTGGAGATCAACAAATCGGTGCTTTAATCGCCACTGAAAAAGTAAATCTTGTGATCTTTCTGCGTGATCCACTAACAGCACAGCCTCATGAACCTGATATTACAGCATTGCTGAGAATTTGCGATGTTCATAATGTACCGCTTGCAACCAATAGAAAAAGTGCACATATACTTGTAAAATCATTACAAGTATAA
- a CDS encoding sigma 54-interacting transcriptional regulator translates to MIREKRSRIKLASYYSKYMEEGIIDPNVHPWVAESWQKSRNSHVSAKFMSTENRLSASQLALYQQKHSNAIEYLEEFSEQIREFLQDYNLSLLLIDADHYVLKSYSLPFYQKTPGEIEGVRVSVNDVGTSSISIVHEHKTPFLLFGPEMWVEECQQGDACSAPIMINGELAYIITFVSVEQETLPHNSIISIMLTIKYALEKHLIVSLRLKAQEAILDATPFAVYHVMPGGEVAYANKLGLDRLAGIGVKKENAEISNLSDVVLNYRHTPIYKGFSGVPSYNKEVTWITKAKTYEDITTVVPLERDTDQAVSSVVTVSMPIEDLRTLVAHAAGYTARYSLNSMVGEGMTFVATKDKAARIARNQNHILLQGESGTGKQRMAHGIHQSSGRAAGPLISVKCGDITPDLLEQELFGVATSPEMSHPGKLELANGGTLFMDEIEKLPIGIASMLAKALKTQTTKRLGEDVERHIDVRIISACDSDLKRLTERGAFNHALYEIVSKSVIRVPSLRSRREDIPALARHIVDELAAQHQIEAKEILPETAEVLKNYDWPGNIKQLQGVIEYAFFNTAEKEIRPENINLMGDIKPDNSWKEDRDVFVKAWQAAGGNVSRLANLLNVSRVTLYRYLKKYGLEKS, encoded by the coding sequence ATGATTAGAGAAAAACGCAGCAGGATAAAGCTCGCATCGTATTATTCTAAATATATGGAAGAAGGGATTATCGATCCCAATGTACATCCTTGGGTAGCAGAATCTTGGCAGAAAAGTCGAAATAGTCATGTTTCGGCTAAATTTATGTCGACGGAGAACCGACTTTCTGCGTCGCAGTTGGCATTATACCAACAAAAACATAGCAATGCAATTGAATATCTGGAAGAATTCAGTGAGCAGATTAGAGAGTTTTTACAAGACTATAACTTAAGTTTATTGTTAATTGATGCGGATCATTATGTTTTAAAAAGTTATTCCTTGCCATTCTATCAAAAAACACCAGGCGAAATTGAAGGCGTGAGAGTCAGTGTCAACGATGTTGGTACTTCTAGTATCAGTATTGTGCATGAACATAAGACGCCATTTTTATTGTTTGGTCCGGAAATGTGGGTTGAGGAATGTCAGCAGGGTGATGCATGCTCGGCGCCGATTATGATCAATGGAGAGCTTGCTTATATTATTACGTTTGTATCGGTAGAACAAGAGACTTTGCCGCATAATTCTATTATTTCTATCATGCTTACAATCAAGTATGCATTGGAAAAGCATTTAATTGTATCGCTGCGATTAAAAGCACAAGAGGCCATCTTAGATGCTACACCATTTGCCGTATATCATGTTATGCCAGGTGGTGAAGTTGCATATGCGAATAAACTTGGATTGGATCGTTTGGCCGGTATTGGTGTGAAGAAAGAGAATGCAGAAATTTCTAATTTGAGCGATGTTGTTTTGAATTATCGGCATACGCCAATTTATAAAGGATTCAGCGGAGTACCTTCCTATAATAAAGAAGTAACTTGGATTACCAAGGCGAAAACCTATGAGGATATTACAACGGTTGTTCCTCTTGAACGAGATACTGATCAAGCAGTCAGCAGTGTTGTTACAGTTTCTATGCCAATTGAAGATTTGCGTACACTTGTTGCGCATGCAGCGGGATATACAGCGCGTTACAGCTTAAACTCAATGGTTGGTGAAGGTATGACATTTGTTGCGACAAAGGATAAAGCGGCGCGTATTGCGCGCAATCAAAATCATATCTTATTGCAAGGGGAATCGGGTACAGGTAAACAGCGTATGGCGCATGGTATTCATCAATCCAGTGGACGAGCTGCCGGCCCATTGATTTCTGTGAAATGTGGTGATATTACACCGGATCTTTTGGAGCAAGAATTATTTGGTGTTGCGACAAGTCCGGAAATGAGTCACCCTGGCAAATTGGAACTTGCAAATGGCGGGACTTTGTTTATGGATGAAATTGAAAAATTGCCGATTGGTATTGCCAGTATGTTGGCAAAAGCATTAAAAACGCAGACAACCAAACGACTTGGTGAAGATGTTGAACGCCATATTGATGTTCGAATTATATCTGCTTGCGACAGTGATTTAAAACGGTTGACTGAACGTGGTGCTTTCAATCATGCGTTATATGAAATTGTCTCTAAAAGTGTAATTCGCGTTCCTTCACTTAGAAGCCGTCGCGAAGATATTCCTGCATTAGCAAGGCATATTGTGGATGAATTGGCTGCGCAGCATCAAATTGAAGCAAAAGAAATTTTACCAGAGACAGCAGAAGTATTAAAAAATTACGATTGGCCAGGTAATATCAAACAATTACAGGGCGTGATCGAATATGCATTTTTTAATACAGCTGAGAAAGAAATTCGTCCGGAGAATATAAATCTGATGGGGGATATCAAACCGGATAATAGCTGGAAAGAAGATCGTGATGTCTTTGTAAAAGCGTGGCAGGCTGCTGGAGGCAATGTAAGTAGGCTGGCAAATCTTTTAAATGTTAGCCGTGTAACGTTATATCGTTATTTGAAAAAATATGGTTTGGAAAAATCTTAA
- the trmB gene encoding tRNA (guanosine(46)-N7)-methyltransferase TrmB produces MRLRKKPWIDEAIVEFNAFVYKEPECIETIAQNGWEKMFGRKAPLYVELGTGKGRFITQMALRHPEINFIGIEAQQDVLYYAALKVKELGLTNVRLLVFDVNHIASLFTAGEVNRFFINFCDPWPKVRHAKRRLTHVNFLEKYRNLLAESGELFFKTDNRPLFDFSLEQFKAAKLPVRNVTFDLHQSGMEDNIMTEYEAKFSGLGEKINRCEVVFGDA; encoded by the coding sequence TTGCGATTAAGAAAAAAGCCTTGGATTGATGAGGCTATAGTAGAATTTAATGCGTTTGTCTATAAAGAACCGGAATGTATTGAAACGATTGCCCAAAACGGGTGGGAAAAGATGTTTGGGCGTAAAGCACCGCTTTATGTTGAACTTGGAACCGGAAAAGGACGTTTTATTACCCAAATGGCTTTACGTCATCCTGAAATTAACTTTATTGGCATAGAAGCACAGCAGGATGTGCTTTACTATGCTGCGCTCAAGGTCAAGGAATTGGGACTTACCAACGTACGATTGCTGGTGTTTGATGTAAATCATATTGCCTCGTTATTTACTGCAGGTGAAGTAAATCGTTTCTTTATTAATTTTTGTGATCCGTGGCCGAAGGTACGGCATGCGAAGCGACGTTTGACACATGTAAATTTTTTAGAGAAATACAGAAATTTACTCGCCGAATCGGGAGAATTATTTTTTAAGACGGATAATCGTCCGCTTTTTGATTTTTCTTTAGAACAGTTTAAAGCGGCAAAGTTGCCTGTGAGAAATGTTACCTTTGACCTTCATCAAAGTGGAATGGAAGACAATATCATGACGGAGTATGAAGCGAAATTTAGTGGTTTAGGTGAAAAAATCAACCGCTGTGAAGTTGTATTTGGCGATGCGTGA
- a CDS encoding DUF2935 domain-containing protein has translation MRHARAVLPNEALNMEEIKFWLKIMQEHTTFIKVGLPSEANDYIEAVKEFHKAFSSLLQKTERFKNNKKLHPLLTEISSVLVEFCHFQRKLLSDKMNAKLGGAHYPFFFDHIIRETEYFLVVIQQIETSDVVYKNVSQTKEIVVWLRLMSDHVKLICHYLDPSERRLLKMSMEYAELFDNLVLEARDVASMLYCYKGEIAAFRRFLLDVRLDVQRVRDFKQMAAELISDCRLLSIMSVDLVDHMKRESEHFLMVLTMIEKGMVKHCPEVFQDDAEGMNLNTQERLDEEVIIKDFEDDAEETDDHAEELSFAGEERIKKDMAEQYTDTPKAVELGEIGLIPEQENIAEHWEEEPLVAIMPMESEENTRIRESVEASAEENVKDVLKEEKEIAPEPEKPAEKKASPKEPEPIKEPVVSVQDIDSQAVEPVGETPLVIREKVYAKASDYKYMPSKYAGKTPAERIKEKYQKTQNKIRPLGKK, from the coding sequence ATGCGTCATGCAAGGGCTGTTTTGCCGAATGAGGCTTTGAATATGGAAGAAATAAAGTTTTGGCTGAAAATTATGCAAGAGCATACAACTTTTATTAAAGTTGGTTTACCAAGTGAAGCGAATGATTATATCGAGGCGGTAAAGGAGTTCCATAAAGCTTTTTCTAGTCTATTACAAAAAACAGAGCGATTTAAAAATAATAAGAAATTGCATCCTTTACTTACGGAAATTTCTAGTGTGTTAGTGGAGTTTTGTCATTTTCAACGGAAATTGCTGAGTGATAAAATGAATGCGAAATTAGGTGGTGCACATTATCCATTTTTTTTCGATCATATCATTCGGGAAACAGAATATTTTTTAGTTGTGATTCAGCAGATTGAGACTTCAGATGTCGTCTATAAAAATGTCTCACAGACGAAGGAAATCGTAGTATGGTTGAGATTAATGTCCGATCATGTCAAACTTATATGTCACTACTTAGACCCATCGGAACGTCGGCTGCTAAAAATGTCAATGGAGTACGCGGAATTATTTGATAACTTGGTTTTAGAGGCAAGAGATGTGGCAAGTATGTTATATTGCTATAAAGGTGAAATCGCTGCATTTCGGAGATTTTTGCTAGATGTTCGCTTGGATGTACAGCGTGTTCGTGATTTTAAGCAAATGGCAGCAGAATTGATCTCGGATTGTCGTTTGCTTAGTATTATGAGTGTAGATTTAGTTGATCATATGAAACGAGAATCAGAGCATTTCTTAATGGTATTAACGATGATTGAAAAAGGAATGGTCAAACATTGCCCAGAAGTTTTTCAAGATGATGCAGAGGGCATGAATCTCAATACCCAGGAACGTTTGGATGAAGAAGTTATCATAAAGGATTTTGAAGATGACGCGGAGGAAACAGACGATCATGCAGAAGAACTTAGCTTTGCAGGAGAAGAACGGATAAAAAAAGATATGGCAGAACAGTATACAGATACACCCAAAGCAGTGGAATTGGGTGAAATAGGACTGATACCGGAACAAGAAAATATAGCAGAGCATTGGGAAGAAGAGCCGCTTGTCGCGATTATGCCGATGGAAAGCGAAGAAAATACAAGAATTCGTGAATCCGTTGAGGCATCTGCGGAGGAGAATGTCAAAGACGTTTTAAAGGAAGAAAAAGAAATCGCACCTGAACCAGAAAAACCAGCAGAAAAAAAAGCATCACCAAAAGAACCAGAGCCAATAAAAGAACCGGTTGTTTCGGTACAGGATATAGATTCTCAGGCAGTGGAACCGGTTGGAGAAACCCCTTTAGTAATCCGGGAAAAAGTGTATGCTAAAGCAAGCGATTATAAATATATGCCAAGTAAATATGCGGGAAAAACGCCGGCAGAAAGAATAAAGGAAAAATATCAAAAGACACAAAATAAAATTCGTCCTCTAGGGAAAAAATAA